In a genomic window of Streptomyces roseoviridis:
- a CDS encoding thiolase family protein: MRDAVIVEAVRTPMGKGKPGGALSAVHPVALLSHTLRALIDRTGIDPALVDDVIGGTVDQVGEQAMNTTRYAWLGAGLPETVPATTVDRQCGSSQQAVHFAAQGVLSGAYDIAVACGVESMSRVPMWSNVPPGADPFGPGVAERYPEGLVPQGISAELIAAKWSIGRTAMDEFAAASHDKAARSWETGLFDDQVVPYGTVRRDESVRPATTPEVLAGLRPAFQDPAFSERFPQIDWSVTAGNSSPINDGASAVLVMAADTARALGLRPLARLHSFAVTGSDPLLMLTGVIPATEKVLRRAGLGLDDIDLFEINEAFASVVLAWQQETGADPSKVNVHGGAIALGHPLGASGTRLTTTLVHALRARGGRYGLQAMCEAGGLANAMIVEAM, from the coding sequence ATGCGTGACGCCGTCATCGTCGAAGCCGTCCGTACGCCGATGGGCAAGGGCAAGCCCGGCGGGGCCCTCTCCGCCGTCCACCCCGTCGCCCTGCTCTCGCACACCCTGCGCGCCCTGATCGACCGCACCGGCATCGACCCCGCCCTCGTCGACGACGTCATCGGCGGCACGGTCGACCAGGTCGGCGAACAGGCCATGAACACCACCCGCTACGCCTGGCTCGGAGCCGGCCTGCCCGAGACCGTGCCCGCCACCACCGTCGACCGCCAGTGCGGCTCCTCCCAGCAGGCCGTGCACTTCGCCGCGCAGGGCGTGCTGTCCGGTGCGTACGACATCGCCGTCGCCTGCGGCGTCGAGTCCATGAGCCGCGTCCCGATGTGGTCCAACGTGCCGCCCGGCGCCGACCCCTTCGGCCCCGGCGTCGCAGAGCGCTACCCGGAGGGCCTGGTGCCGCAGGGCATCAGCGCCGAACTGATCGCCGCCAAGTGGTCCATCGGCCGGACCGCCATGGACGAGTTCGCCGCGGCCTCGCACGACAAGGCCGCGCGCAGCTGGGAGACCGGACTCTTCGACGACCAGGTCGTCCCGTACGGGACCGTCCGCCGCGACGAGTCGGTGCGCCCCGCCACCACCCCCGAGGTCCTCGCCGGCCTCCGGCCCGCCTTCCAGGACCCGGCCTTCTCCGAACGCTTCCCGCAGATCGACTGGTCGGTCACCGCGGGCAACAGCAGCCCGATCAACGACGGGGCCTCCGCCGTCCTCGTCATGGCCGCCGACACCGCCCGGGCCCTCGGCCTGCGCCCGCTCGCCCGCCTGCACTCCTTCGCCGTGACCGGCTCCGACCCGCTCCTCATGCTCACGGGCGTCATCCCCGCCACCGAGAAGGTGCTGCGCCGCGCGGGCCTCGGCCTCGACGACATCGACCTCTTCGAGATCAACGAGGCCTTCGCGAGCGTCGTCCTCGCCTGGCAGCAGGAGACCGGCGCCGACCCTTCCAAGGTCAACGTCCACGGCGGCGCGATCGCCCTCGGCCACCCCCTGGGCGCGAGCGGCACCCGCCTGACGACGACCCTGGTGCACGCGCTGCGCGCCCGGGGCGGGCGCTATGGCCTGCAGGCCATGTGCGAGGCCGGCGGGCTCGCCAACGCGATGATCGTCGAAGCCATGTGA
- the tuf gene encoding elongation factor Tu has product MPKQAYARTKPHLNIGTMGHVDHGKTTLTAAITKVLSERTTAGPTTYVPFDRIDRAPEEARRGITINAAHVEYETDTRHYAHVDMPGHADYVKNMVTGAAQLDGAILVVSALDGIMPQTAEHVLLARQVGVDHIVVALNKADGADDELTDLVELEVRELLTAHGYGGDGVPVVRVSGLRALEGDPRWTASVEALLDAVDTYVPVPERYVEAPFLMPVESVLTITGRGTVVTGAVERGTIRVGDRVDVLGAGTETVVTGVETFGRPMESGQAGDNVALLLRGVPRGAVRRGDVVARPGSVVPRSRFTARVYVLSAREGGRTTPIGTGYRPQFYLRTADVVGTVDLGPRAVARPGDTVTLTVDLGRPVPLEPGLGFAIREGGRTVGAGTVTEVL; this is encoded by the coding sequence ATGCCCAAGCAGGCATACGCGCGCACCAAGCCGCACCTCAACATCGGCACCATGGGTCACGTCGACCACGGCAAGACCACCCTCACCGCCGCCATCACCAAGGTCCTCAGCGAGCGCACCACCGCCGGCCCCACCACGTACGTGCCCTTCGACCGGATCGACCGGGCCCCCGAGGAGGCGCGGCGCGGCATCACCATCAACGCCGCGCACGTCGAGTACGAGACCGACACCCGCCACTACGCCCACGTCGACATGCCGGGACACGCCGACTACGTCAAGAACATGGTCACCGGAGCCGCCCAGCTCGACGGGGCGATCCTCGTCGTCTCCGCCCTCGACGGGATCATGCCGCAGACCGCCGAACACGTCCTGCTCGCCCGGCAGGTCGGCGTCGACCACATCGTCGTCGCCCTCAACAAGGCCGACGGCGCCGACGACGAGCTGACCGACCTGGTCGAACTGGAGGTACGGGAGCTGCTCACCGCGCACGGCTACGGCGGCGACGGCGTGCCCGTGGTGCGCGTCTCCGGCCTGCGGGCCCTGGAGGGCGACCCGCGCTGGACGGCGTCGGTGGAGGCGCTGCTCGACGCGGTGGACACCTATGTGCCGGTGCCCGAGCGGTACGTGGAGGCCCCGTTCCTGATGCCCGTCGAGAGCGTGCTCACCATCACCGGCCGCGGGACGGTCGTCACGGGCGCCGTCGAGCGCGGCACGATCCGGGTCGGCGACCGGGTGGACGTGCTCGGCGCCGGCACCGAGACGGTCGTCACCGGGGTCGAGACCTTCGGCCGGCCGATGGAGTCCGGACAGGCCGGCGACAACGTGGCCCTGCTGCTGCGCGGCGTCCCGCGCGGGGCGGTCCGCCGCGGCGACGTGGTGGCGCGACCGGGCAGCGTCGTGCCGCGCAGCCGCTTCACCGCCCGGGTGTACGTGCTCTCCGCCCGCGAGGGCGGCCGCACCACTCCGATCGGCACCGGCTACCGGCCGCAGTTCTACCTCCGTACGGCAGACGTCGTGGGCACCGTCGACCTCGGGCCCCGCGCCGTCGCCCGCCCCGGCGACACGGTCACCCTGACCGTCGACCTGGGGCGTCCGGTCCCTCTGGAGCCGGGACTCGGCTTCGCCATCCGCGAGGGCGGCCGCACGGTGGGAGCGGGCACGGTGACCGAGGTGCTGTGA
- a CDS encoding DUF4442 domain-containing protein, with amino-acid sequence MTVGEMLAATVPMARTLKLEFLETTAERAVVRLPDQADYHNHVGGPHAGAMFTLAESASGAIVLAAFGDQLSRAVPLAVKAEIGYKKLAMGVVTATATLGRPASEVVAELDEGRRPEFPVHIAITREDGAVTGEMTVVWTLRPNS; translated from the coding sequence ATGACCGTCGGCGAGATGCTCGCCGCCACGGTGCCCATGGCCAGGACCCTCAAGCTGGAGTTCCTGGAGACCACCGCCGAGCGCGCCGTCGTGCGCCTGCCGGACCAGGCCGACTACCACAACCACGTGGGCGGCCCGCACGCCGGAGCCATGTTCACCCTCGCCGAGTCCGCCAGCGGCGCCATCGTCCTGGCCGCCTTCGGCGACCAGCTGAGCCGCGCGGTGCCCCTCGCGGTGAAGGCCGAGATCGGCTACAAGAAGCTCGCCATGGGCGTCGTCACGGCCACCGCGACCCTCGGCCGCCCCGCTTCCGAGGTCGTCGCCGAACTCGACGAGGGCCGGCGCCCCGAGTTCCCGGTCCACATCGCCATCACCCGCGAGGACGGCGCCGTCACGGGCGAGATGACGGTCGTCTGGACGCTGCGGCCGAACAGCTGA
- a CDS encoding fused MFS/spermidine synthase: MNEQIPVIRDVDWGTARLLPDVDTERGWLLTVDGAPQSYVDLDDPTRLEFEYAQRLAHVVDLAAEPGAPLDVVHLGGGALTLPRYVAATRPGSRQRVAEADRGLIALVDEHLPLPRESGISVYGADARAWLETAPDASADLLIADVFGGSRVPAHLTSIEYARQARRVLRPGGVYAANLADGAPFAFLGSQLATFAAVFPELALIAEPSVLRGRRFGNAVLLASDREIDTAPLARRTAADPFPARVERGGALARLSSGAHPVHDSDAVPSPVPPNGAFGIG; the protein is encoded by the coding sequence GTGAACGAGCAGATTCCCGTCATCCGCGACGTCGACTGGGGCACCGCCCGGCTCCTGCCCGACGTGGACACCGAGCGGGGCTGGCTGCTCACGGTCGACGGCGCGCCCCAGTCGTACGTCGACCTCGACGACCCCACGCGCCTGGAGTTCGAGTACGCCCAGCGGCTCGCCCATGTCGTCGACCTCGCCGCCGAGCCGGGCGCGCCGCTGGACGTCGTGCACCTGGGCGGCGGGGCGCTCACCCTGCCCCGTTACGTCGCCGCGACCCGGCCCGGCTCCCGGCAGCGGGTGGCCGAGGCCGACCGGGGCCTGATCGCCCTCGTCGACGAACACCTGCCGCTCCCGAGGGAGTCGGGGATCAGCGTGTACGGCGCGGACGCCCGCGCCTGGCTGGAGACCGCGCCGGACGCCTCCGCCGACCTGCTGATCGCCGACGTTTTCGGCGGCTCACGGGTGCCGGCCCACCTCACCTCGATCGAGTACGCCCGGCAGGCCCGGCGGGTGCTGCGCCCCGGCGGCGTGTACGCGGCGAACCTGGCGGACGGGGCGCCCTTCGCCTTCCTCGGCTCCCAGCTCGCCACCTTCGCCGCCGTGTTCCCCGAGCTCGCGCTGATCGCCGAACCGTCGGTCCTGCGCGGCCGCCGTTTCGGCAACGCGGTGCTGCTCGCCTCCGACCGCGAGATCGACACGGCGCCGCTCGCCCGCCGCACGGCCGCCGACCCCTTCCCCGCCCGGGTGGAACGGGGCGGGGCCCTGGCCCGCCTCAGCTCCGGCGCCCACCCGGTCCACGACTCCGACGCCGTGCCGTCCCCCGTCCCTCCGAACGGGGCCTTCGGCATCGGCTGA
- a CDS encoding MFS transporter — protein MRTSPRVRRPDWAGRNYVLLTAAAIVTNLGTHGALIAAAFAVIQSGGDGGDVGLVAMARTLPLVLFLLIGGAIADRVPRHRVMVAANALNFASQAVFAVLVLTGEARLWQMMLLTALCGTGQAFFSPAAEGMLMSSVTGEQASRAFALFRMAMHGAGIGGAALGGALIAAVGPGWVLAIDAVAFAVAGALRAFLDVRHIPERAPGGGLLADLREGWDEFVGRPWLWSIVAQFSIVVALVGAAESVYGPLVARDELGGARPWGLALAAFGVGTLGGALLMARWKPRRMLLVGTLCVFPIALPSAALAVPLDVVGLSVAMFVSGVAIEVFGVSWMTALHQEIPEEKLSRVSAYDWFGSTAMLPLSTALAGPAESVFGRSNALWGSAAVIVLVTALVLLVPDVRNLTRRTKQVAGAPVTTGQGRNADQSRDADQSRGADQGRDADQGGDEGGETAVNGLSSAGRG, from the coding sequence ATCCGCACCAGCCCCCGCGTCCGGAGGCCCGACTGGGCCGGGCGCAACTACGTGCTGCTGACCGCCGCCGCGATCGTCACCAACCTGGGCACCCACGGCGCCCTGATCGCGGCGGCGTTCGCCGTCATCCAGTCCGGCGGCGACGGCGGGGACGTCGGCCTGGTCGCGATGGCCCGCACCCTGCCGCTCGTCCTCTTCCTCCTCATCGGGGGCGCGATCGCCGACCGGGTGCCCCGTCACCGGGTGATGGTCGCCGCCAACGCCCTCAACTTCGCCTCGCAGGCGGTGTTCGCCGTCCTCGTCCTCACGGGCGAGGCGCGGCTGTGGCAGATGATGCTGCTGACCGCGCTGTGCGGCACGGGGCAGGCGTTCTTCAGTCCGGCCGCCGAGGGCATGCTGATGTCCAGCGTCACCGGCGAGCAGGCCAGCCGGGCCTTCGCGCTCTTCCGGATGGCGATGCACGGCGCCGGCATCGGCGGTGCCGCGCTCGGCGGCGCGCTGATCGCCGCCGTCGGACCCGGCTGGGTCCTCGCGATCGACGCGGTCGCCTTCGCGGTCGCGGGAGCCCTGCGGGCCTTCCTCGACGTCCGGCACATCCCCGAGCGCGCGCCGGGCGGTGGGCTGCTCGCGGACCTGCGCGAGGGATGGGACGAGTTCGTCGGCCGGCCCTGGCTCTGGTCGATCGTCGCGCAGTTCTCCATCGTGGTGGCGCTCGTGGGCGCGGCCGAGTCGGTGTACGGACCGCTGGTGGCCCGCGACGAACTCGGCGGCGCCCGGCCGTGGGGCCTGGCCCTGGCCGCGTTCGGGGTGGGCACGCTCGGCGGCGCGCTGCTGATGGCCCGGTGGAAACCGCGCCGGATGCTGCTCGTCGGCACCCTGTGCGTGTTCCCCATCGCCCTGCCGTCGGCGGCGCTCGCCGTGCCGCTCGACGTGGTCGGGCTCTCGGTCGCGATGTTCGTCAGCGGCGTGGCGATCGAGGTCTTCGGCGTCTCCTGGATGACGGCGCTGCACCAGGAGATCCCCGAGGAGAAGCTGTCCCGCGTCTCGGCCTACGACTGGTTCGGCTCGACCGCCATGCTCCCCCTGTCCACGGCCCTGGCCGGGCCGGCGGAGAGCGTCTTCGGCCGGAGCAACGCGTTGTGGGGCTCGGCCGCCGTCATCGTGCTCGTCACGGCTCTGGTGCTCCTCGTGCCGGACGTGCGGAACCTGACCCGCCGCACGAAGCAGGTAGCGGGCGCGCCGGTGACGACGGGCCAGGGCCGGAACGCGGACCAGAGCCGGGACGCGGACCAGAGCCGGGGCGCGGACCAGGGCCGGGACGCGGACCAGGGCGGGGACGAGGGCGGGGAAACGGCCGTGAACGGCCTGAGTTCCGCCGGCAGGGGGTAG
- a CDS encoding VOC family protein, giving the protein MFSVVQNVAIDCADAYELARFWSGVTGRPLHPENRPGDRETQVLLKEGPVLYFNQVPEGKTVKNRIHLCLRPETSRDEEVDRLLGLGATFLADHRNPDGTGWAVLADPEGNEFCVLRSESDRAAVDS; this is encoded by the coding sequence ATGTTTTCCGTGGTGCAGAACGTGGCGATCGACTGTGCGGATGCCTACGAGCTGGCCCGGTTCTGGAGCGGTGTGACGGGGCGTCCGCTGCATCCGGAGAACCGGCCGGGTGACCGGGAGACCCAGGTGCTCCTGAAGGAGGGACCGGTGCTCTACTTCAACCAGGTGCCCGAGGGCAAGACGGTCAAGAACCGGATCCACCTGTGCCTGCGCCCCGAGACCTCCCGCGACGAGGAGGTGGACCGGCTCCTCGGCCTCGGCGCCACCTTCCTCGCCGACCACCGGAATCCCGACGGCACGGGCTGGGCGGTCCTGGCCGATCCCGAGGGGAACGAGTTCTGCGTGCTGCGCAGCGAGTCCGACCGCGCCGCCGTCGACTCCTGA
- a CDS encoding DNA alkylation repair protein: MPATPSAAPAVPASDLADTVLARLTELYPAAGNPFRAQEMVAYMQGVAPFLGVRTPERRALSRTLLAGLPAPDEADCTAVALRCFALPEREYHYFAVDYLRRHVKRCSSAFLPVARDLVTTVSWWDTVDHLAAHVVGGLVAADPALAAHMDEWIADDDVWVARTALLHQLRFKDATDAGRLFSYCLLRAGHPDFFLRKAIGWSLREYAKTAPAEVRAFVAQNTTRLSPLSVREALKNL, from the coding sequence ATGCCCGCGACCCCCTCCGCCGCCCCGGCCGTCCCGGCGAGCGACCTCGCCGACACCGTCCTCGCCCGGCTCACCGAACTCTACCCAGCCGCCGGGAACCCCTTCAGGGCCCAGGAGATGGTCGCGTACATGCAGGGCGTGGCGCCCTTCCTCGGCGTGCGCACCCCCGAGCGCCGCGCCCTGTCCCGTACCCTCCTCGCCGGACTGCCCGCCCCCGACGAGGCCGACTGCACGGCCGTCGCCCTGCGCTGCTTCGCCCTGCCGGAGCGCGAATACCACTACTTCGCCGTCGACTACCTCCGCCGCCACGTGAAGCGCTGCTCCTCCGCCTTCCTGCCGGTGGCGCGCGACCTCGTCACCACCGTCTCCTGGTGGGACACGGTCGACCACCTCGCCGCCCACGTCGTCGGCGGGCTCGTCGCCGCCGACCCCGCGCTCGCCGCGCACATGGACGAGTGGATCGCCGACGACGACGTGTGGGTGGCCCGCACCGCCCTGCTCCACCAGCTCCGCTTCAAGGACGCCACCGACGCCGGGCGGCTGTTCTCCTACTGCCTGCTGCGCGCCGGTCACCCGGACTTCTTCCTCCGCAAGGCGATCGGCTGGAGCCTGCGCGAGTACGCCAAGACCGCCCCGGCCGAGGTCCGCGCCTTCGTCGCCCAGAACACCACGCGGCTCTCCCCGCTGTCGGTGCGCGAGGCCCTCAAGAACCTCTGA
- a CDS encoding patatin-like phospholipase family protein — protein MTETVRRTALVLGAGGMAGAGWMIGVLHGLAEAGTDLTTADLIVGSSAGAVVGAQVASGKFALDALYESQLTAPDGELPARLGPGGILRYTLAVLTSRTPEAYGRKLGRLAGAARTVAPEVRREVVAGRLGPAADWPERPRLLITAVDADSGELTAHDRDAGVPLTDAVTASCAIPGIWPVVELAGRRWIDGGVHSTANAHLAAGCERVVVIAPSATGNKVILSPARQGADLAAAGARVEVITPDAESRQVFGQGSLDPALRVPAARAGRAQAAAHARAVADLWAQ, from the coding sequence ATGACCGAGACGGTGAGGCGAACGGCACTGGTACTGGGCGCGGGCGGGATGGCCGGCGCGGGATGGATGATCGGGGTCCTCCACGGACTCGCCGAGGCGGGGACCGACCTGACGACGGCCGATCTGATCGTCGGCAGTTCCGCCGGCGCGGTCGTCGGCGCGCAGGTCGCCTCCGGGAAGTTCGCCCTCGACGCGCTCTACGAGAGCCAGCTCACCGCACCCGACGGCGAGCTCCCCGCCCGCCTCGGGCCGGGCGGGATCCTGCGGTACACCCTCGCCGTCCTCACCTCCCGCACGCCCGAGGCGTACGGGCGCAAGCTCGGCCGGCTGGCCGGCGCCGCGCGGACCGTCGCGCCGGAGGTCCGGCGGGAGGTCGTCGCCGGCCGGCTCGGGCCCGCCGCGGACTGGCCCGAGCGGCCGCGGCTGCTGATCACCGCCGTCGACGCGGACAGCGGCGAACTCACCGCCCACGACCGGGACGCCGGCGTCCCGCTCACCGACGCCGTCACCGCCAGCTGCGCCATCCCCGGCATCTGGCCGGTCGTCGAGCTCGCCGGACGCCGCTGGATCGACGGCGGCGTCCACTCCACCGCCAACGCCCACCTCGCCGCCGGCTGCGAACGCGTCGTCGTCATCGCGCCCAGCGCCACCGGCAACAAGGTGATCCTCTCCCCGGCCCGGCAGGGCGCCGACCTTGCCGCCGCCGGTGCCCGCGTCGAGGTCATCACGCCCGACGCCGAGTCTCGGCAGGTCTTCGGCCAGGGCTCGCTCGACCCGGCCCTCCGGGTCCCGGCCGCCCGCGCCGGACGGGCCCAGGCCGCCGCCCACGCCCGGGCCGTCGCCGACCTGTGGGCACAATGA
- a CDS encoding GNAT family N-acetyltransferase: MTIVLGTPGSDGLREAVDALREWQDDGAPMHLHPGDLGWFWRRGERATAAAVRTWRRDGRILAVGLLDGPALLRLAIAPDALGDEEAARRIVADATEPERGVLPAGRADVEAPAGALVHELFSEAGWGFDEPWTQLRRDLTQPVPEPGVRIEVVGPERARAFAAVHRAAFDGSCFTAGHWHAMATGLPYAEARSLLAYDDLGAPVASVTVWSAGPGRPGLLEPMGVHADHRGRGHGRAITLAAAAALRHLGSSSALVGTPSANTAAVATYTSAGFRPRPEVRDRHRDG, translated from the coding sequence ATGACGATCGTGCTGGGGACGCCGGGATCCGACGGGCTGCGCGAGGCCGTGGACGCACTGCGGGAGTGGCAGGACGACGGGGCGCCGATGCACCTGCACCCGGGAGACCTGGGCTGGTTCTGGCGTCGGGGGGAGCGGGCGACCGCCGCGGCGGTCAGGACCTGGCGCCGGGACGGACGGATCCTCGCCGTGGGGCTGCTCGACGGCCCCGCGCTGCTGCGGCTCGCGATCGCGCCGGATGCCCTCGGCGACGAGGAGGCGGCGCGGCGGATCGTGGCGGACGCGACCGAGCCGGAGCGCGGCGTGCTGCCCGCGGGCCGGGCCGACGTCGAGGCGCCGGCGGGTGCCCTGGTCCACGAGCTGTTCTCCGAGGCGGGCTGGGGCTTCGACGAGCCGTGGACGCAGCTGCGGCGCGACCTCACGCAGCCCGTGCCGGAACCGGGCGTGCGGATCGAGGTGGTCGGCCCCGAGCGGGCGCGCGCGTTCGCCGCCGTGCACCGGGCGGCGTTCGACGGCTCGTGCTTCACGGCAGGGCACTGGCACGCGATGGCGACCGGACTGCCGTACGCCGAAGCGCGGAGTCTCCTCGCGTACGACGACCTCGGCGCCCCGGTGGCGTCGGTGACGGTCTGGTCGGCCGGCCCCGGCCGGCCCGGTCTGCTCGAACCGATGGGCGTCCACGCGGACCACCGCGGCCGCGGTCACGGCAGGGCGATCACCCTGGCCGCGGCGGCCGCCCTCCGCCACCTGGGCTCCTCCAGCGCCCTCGTCGGCACCCCGAGCGCCAACACGGCCGCCGTCGCCACCTACACGTCCGCCGGCTTCCGCCCCCGCCCCGAGGTCCGGGACCGCCACCGGGACGGCTAG
- a CDS encoding TVP38/TMEM64 family protein, which translates to MGVGYSPRMLLSPKARLAYLAVILLAAGVSVLLFEPQRLLSAGWPPQLSGAGAVLVFGLAYGVCTAALVPRPILNLAAGALFGTQAGFAAALGGTVLGAGLSFALGRTLGQEALRPYVRGRWLRAADGQLSRHGFRSMLAIRLFPGMPFAVANYAAAVSRMRYAPFLLATGLGSVPNTLAYVVAGSQATSPTSPAFLVSTGFIVLSASVAAVVGWRKRHRLREVTAAASPASPPDAVREPAETVRSR; encoded by the coding sequence ATGGGTGTCGGTTACTCTCCCCGGATGCTCCTGTCGCCCAAGGCCCGACTGGCGTACCTCGCCGTGATCCTGCTCGCCGCGGGCGTGTCGGTGCTGCTCTTCGAGCCGCAGCGGCTGCTGTCGGCGGGCTGGCCACCGCAGTTGAGCGGTGCGGGCGCGGTGCTGGTGTTCGGCCTCGCGTACGGGGTGTGCACGGCGGCGCTGGTGCCGCGGCCGATCCTGAACCTGGCGGCGGGCGCACTCTTCGGGACGCAGGCGGGCTTCGCGGCGGCCCTGGGCGGGACGGTGCTCGGCGCGGGCCTCTCGTTCGCGCTCGGCCGGACGCTGGGGCAGGAGGCGTTGCGCCCGTACGTCCGGGGGCGGTGGCTGCGGGCCGCGGACGGCCAGCTGAGCCGGCACGGCTTCCGTTCGATGCTGGCGATCCGGCTGTTCCCCGGGATGCCGTTCGCGGTGGCCAACTACGCGGCCGCCGTCTCCCGGATGAGGTACGCGCCCTTCCTGCTGGCGACCGGCCTCGGCTCCGTACCGAACACCCTGGCCTACGTGGTCGCGGGCAGCCAGGCCACCTCGCCCACCTCCCCCGCCTTCCTGGTCTCCACGGGCTTCATCGTCCTGTCGGCGTCGGTGGCCGCGGTGGTGGGCTGGCGCAAGCGGCACCGGCTGAGGGAGGTGACGGCCGCCGCCTCGCCCGCGTCGCCGCCGGATGCCGTTCGGGAGCCGGCCGAGACCGTACGAAGCCGGTGA